The following proteins are co-located in the Candidatus Baltobacteraceae bacterium genome:
- a CDS encoding homoserine dehydrogenase: protein MDCTIGIGLLGCGTVGSSVAQRLLSEREAIERRSGVRYTLQAIAIANPSKPRPAAIDPHLFTKNARAVIDDPRVDLIIECIGGTQVASELLEYALERGRTVVTANKDLIATQGPRLFALAHSRGARLRYEAAACGAIPVIRVLDDALAGDSVHAFGGVVNGTCTYILSQMERGEEYDVALRRAQELGFAEVDPSADVEGLDAAHKLALLMQLAFQMAVISPRLRRNGISSVSKRDVARAQMLGYRIRLVAAATRSANAARGEVAPVLVPETHPFALASGPENVVRMVSRDAGALLLSGTGAGGFPTASAVLGDVITALRDLANQRAVHYPALEPALDIAPLFEHLPRHPELPRYPLWDDSLLEAPVSQVETAFS, encoded by the coding sequence ATGGACTGTACAATCGGGATCGGATTACTCGGATGCGGCACGGTCGGCTCGTCGGTCGCGCAGCGCTTGCTGTCCGAGCGCGAGGCGATCGAGCGCCGCAGCGGCGTGCGCTACACCCTGCAGGCGATCGCCATCGCCAATCCGTCGAAGCCGCGTCCGGCCGCGATCGATCCGCATCTCTTCACCAAAAATGCCCGCGCCGTCATCGACGATCCGCGCGTCGATCTCATCATCGAATGTATCGGCGGCACGCAAGTCGCCTCCGAACTGCTCGAATACGCGCTCGAACGCGGGCGCACGGTCGTCACCGCCAACAAAGATCTCATCGCCACCCAAGGCCCGCGCCTCTTCGCGCTCGCGCATTCGCGCGGCGCGCGCTTGCGCTACGAAGCCGCCGCCTGCGGCGCGATTCCGGTGATCCGCGTGCTCGACGACGCGCTCGCCGGCGACAGCGTCCACGCCTTCGGCGGCGTCGTAAACGGCACGTGCACCTACATTCTCTCGCAGATGGAACGCGGCGAAGAATACGACGTCGCGCTGCGCCGCGCGCAAGAACTCGGCTTCGCCGAAGTCGATCCCTCGGCCGACGTCGAGGGCCTCGATGCCGCCCACAAACTCGCGCTCTTGATGCAGCTCGCGTTTCAAATGGCGGTCATTTCGCCGCGTCTGCGCCGCAATGGGATCAGCAGCGTGAGCAAACGCGACGTTGCCCGCGCGCAAATGCTCGGCTACCGCATTCGCCTGGTCGCGGCCGCGACGCGCAGCGCCAACGCCGCGCGCGGTGAGGTCGCCCCGGTCCTCGTTCCCGAAACGCATCCGTTCGCGCTCGCGAGCGGACCGGAAAACGTCGTGCGCATGGTCTCGCGCGATGCGGGCGCGCTTCTGCTCTCCGGCACCGGCGCCGGCGGTTTTCCCACCGCCTCGGCCGTGCTCGGCGACGTCATCACCGCGCTGCGCGACCTCGCCAATCAGCGCGCCGTGCATTACCCGGCCCTCGAACCGGCGCTCGACATCGCGCCGCTCTTCGAGCATCTGCCGCGCCATCCAGAACTCCCACGCTATCCGCTGTGGGATGATAGCCTCCTCGAAGCTCCCGTCTCGCAGGTTGAAACTGCGTTCTCATGA